One window of the Eucalyptus grandis isolate ANBG69807.140 chromosome 6, ASM1654582v1, whole genome shotgun sequence genome contains the following:
- the LOC104448778 gene encoding uncharacterized protein LOC104448778 produces MDPHPSPHEFDSVKAEKAEAMLRYRWNRNLKTLARALELLVALLLVSWYSGLSAAAGDFLLRLAGLLTRPLVVFLISNGIIGMILFSARKSDDRRHPHEPSHIYDEYLSARRASGGGSSPDTVATPDEVHEDKQIVPYEAFPAHEKIITEVPLPAPEPDPLPLTVGPAVEKGAGEEDVAPGAVPLAAAAAERRYRRTRSEVTAGEGEEWPRAELRRWATDNGRPSPSRGAGEEERRPPSPSPSVGDLSDEEFNLTVENFIAKTKCFLREEIMAEE; encoded by the coding sequence ATGGACCCCCATCCATCGCCCCACGAGTTCGACAGCGTCAAGGCCGAGAAGGCCGAGGCCATGCTCAGGTACCGTTGGAACCGGAACCTCAAGACCCTTGCCCGCGCCCTTGAGCTCCTCGTCGCCCTGCTCCTGGTCTCCTGGTACTCCGGGCTCTCGGCCGCCGCAGGCGActtcctcctccgcctcgccggcCTCCTCACGAGGCCCCTCGTCGTCTTCCTCATCAGCAACGGCATCATCGGGATGATCCTCTTCTCGGCCCGGAAGAGCGACGACCGCCGCCACCCCCACGAGCCGTCCCACATCTACGACGAATACCTCTCCGCGCGAAGAGCCTCCGGCGGGGGATCATCTCCGGATACGGTGGCGACGCCGGACGAGGTCCATGAGGACAAGCAGATCGTCCCGTACGAAGCCTTCCCGGCGCACGAGAAAATCATAACGGAGGTGCCGCTTCCCGCGCCGGAGCCCGACCCTCTTCCGTTGACCGTCGGCCCAGCCGTCGAGAAGGGCGCGGGCGAGGAAGACGTCGCGCCGGGGGCGGTGCCTctggcggcggcagcggcggagaGGCGCTACCGGAGGACGCGGTCGGAGGTGACGgcgggggagggggaggagtgGCCGCGGGCGGAGCTGCGCAGGTGGGCGACGGACAACGGGCGGCCCAGTCCATCGCGTGGGGCGGGGGAGGAGGAGCGacggccgccgtcgccgtcgccgtcggtGGGGGACTTGAGCGACGAGGAGTTCAACCTGACGGTGGAGAATTTCATTGCGAAGACGAAGTGCTTCCTGAGGGAGGAGATCATGGCCGAGGAGTAG